A DNA window from Cutaneotrichosporon cavernicola HIS019 DNA, chromosome: 2 contains the following coding sequences:
- a CDS encoding uncharacterized protein (Allomyces macrogynus ATCC 38327): protein MAKHDPDGPPAYFGNGSDGPGKDKGLPIIPSFSSQTQALYACLHLSREDRIRLLGFPPHMVEVMRNTLTIAWPVGLQNSEGGPGWHEFKLRGNPWFGQGREAVPAKRLMIHILHAMANAGWHLAASTDLSKKNWDKDSLMFRAGPPAHRIMFAVTFNETDKIRIIDPPNESVQQAFIQTVVNSWRGGIQNQKLKEERCYQIKLRGNPWYASSAQQVNDARFLALQLLTTFDNLGYELCATIDMNTGASEDNRDSTLYMLDAQLIAVDAWFFAAKM, encoded by the exons ATGGCCAAGCACGACCCCGACGGCCCCCCCGCCTACTTTGGCAACGGCTCTGATGGCCctggcaaggacaagggccTCCCCATCATCCCCTCCTTTTCCTCCCAAACCCAGGCGCTCTACGCCTGTCTCCATCTGAGTAGAGAAGACCGAatccgcctcctcggtTTCCCGCCCCATATGGTAGAGGTGATGCGCAATACCCTCACCATTGCTTGGCCGGTCGGCTTGCAGAATTCCGAAGGTGGACCGGGGTGGCACGAGTTCAAGCTGCGCGGTAATCCTT GGTTTGGACAGGGGCGCGAGGCCGTGCCAGCCAAGCGGCTTATGATTCACATTCTCCATGCCATGGCTAATGCTGGGTGGCATCTCGCTGCGTCGACCGATCTGTCAAAGAAGAATTGGGATAAGGATAGCCTCATGTTCCGCGCTGGACCGCCAGCGCATCGCATCATGTTCGCAGTCACTTTTAAT GAAACGGATAAGATTCGTATCATCGATCCGCCAAACGAAAGTGTTCAGCAGGCGTTCATCCAGACTGTGGTC AACTCGTGGCGGGGCGGCATCCAGAACCAGAAGTTGAAGGAAGAGCGGTGTTACCAGATCAAGCTCCGCGGTAATCCATGGtacgcctcctcggcacaGCAAGTCAACGACGCGCGCTTCCTGGCCCTACAGCTCCTCACAACCTTTGACAATCTCGGTTATGAGCTCTGTGCTACTATAGACATGAACACGGGCGCAAGCGAGGATAACCGCGATAGTACGTTGTacatgctcgacgcgcagcTGATCGCAGTGGACGCGTGGTTCTTCGCGGCCAAGATGTAG
- a CDS encoding uncharacterized protein (Major Facilitator Superfamily) has product MDEDTSDKRLDSEPSEDKEVVVVGWDEDDPENPFNWPRRRKYINVLIPIYICLLTAANSTSTGIMAFWGPARFHTTRLGFQFSVTSYLIAFSFASLVTAPLSELLGRKRIYQAATMLSALLFIPQALTTNLALLLSMRAIQGVAASAGNALIGGSIADLFRARERSLSMNLFVLANLVGQGFAEFMFTEPIVAAICLWIGFNWSCIYLGMSSTLLVFGQYGWSPGWLGTIQLTTVIGGLVGFLSSYHQEILYTRACKSSSTGQARPEARLYYAMLGAAVFPAAMYGFAWTGRPHIPWPVPALFLTIAFAAISAMYAGVYNYLADAYETYSASAQAAHGFSRSIFAACFPLLTHAMYFNLGFPIASTLVASIALVLGLAPVLIYVYGPRLRARSKVTSALTRGAF; this is encoded by the exons atggacgaggataCCAGCGACAAGCGCTTGGACAGCGAGCCATCCGAGGATAAGGAGGTGGTTGTTGTCGGATGGGACGAGGATGATCCCGAG AACCCGTTCAACTGGCCCCGCCGCCGGAAATACATCAACGTCCTAATCCCAATCTACATCTGCCTTCTTACAGCCGCCAACAGCACCAGTACAGGTATAATGGCCTTTTGGGGACCAGCGCGCTTCCACACCACTCGCCTAGGCTTCCAATTCTCCGTAACGTCGTACCTAATCGCATTCTCGTTCGCTAGTCTGGTCACAGCTCCTCTGTCAGAGTTGTTGGGCCGCAAGAGGATCTACCAGGCCGCGACGATGctctccgccctcctcttcatcccaCAGGCATTGACCAccaacctcgcccttctGCTGTCGATGCGGGCGATACAGGGCGTCGCTGCCAGTGCTGGAAACGCTTTAATTGGAGGATCTATTGCGGATCTGTTTCGCGCACGAGAGAGGAGCCTGTCAATGAACCTCTTCGTGCTGGCCAATCTCGTCGGGCAGGGTTTCGCAG AATTCATGTTCACGGAACCCATCGTCGCCGCAATCTGTCTCTGGATCGGGTTTAATTGGTCTTGCATCTACCTGGGGATGAGCAGTACCCTCCTCGTGTTTGGGCAGTATGGATGGTCCCCCGGATGGCTGGGCACGATCCAACTCACCACTGTCATTGGCGGACTCGTCGGCTTCCTGTCTTCTTACCACCAAGAAATCCTCTACACCAGAGCATGcaagtcgtcgtcaacaGGTCAGGCGCGACCCGAAGCCCGCCTGTACTATGCCATGCTCGGGGCAGCCGTCTTCCCCGCCGCCATGTACGGGTTTGCATGGACGGGAAGACCACATATTCCGTGGCCCGTCCCAGCTCTTTTTCTCACCATCGCCTTCGCCGCCATTTCGGCCATGTACGCCGGCGTTTACAAttacctcgccgacgcttACGAGACTTACTCTGCTAGCGCACAAGCCGCACATGGGTTTAGTAGGAGTATTTTCGCCGCTTGCtttcccctcctcacccacgCCATGTATTTCAACCTCGGATTCCCCATCGCATCTACCCTCGTCGCTAGCATCGCCCTCGTACTAGGTCTCGCTCCAGTGCTCATCTACGTTTATGGGCCACGGCTGCGCGCTAGGAGCAAGGTCACAAGCGCATTGACGCGCGGCGCCTTCTAG
- a CDS encoding uncharacterized protein (U1 snRNP 70K protein (Short form)), with translation MTAHLPPNLLRLFAPRPPAIYLRPLDKDDSDRGPDRLTGISSIVKRLREEAEEKEYKDGMEGPSDEPEPEPESKKENEMDVDKPESKAKAEPKPKSKKKDPIAAAGVIGQEAVKMRREARTKRQVKYKKDTEANWDPNSDTKVSGDPYKTLFISRLSSKATEADLRHEFEMYGHIERIMIVRDRKGKSRNYAFIVYERERDMKAAYKDADGIPIHHKKIIVDVERGRTVKGWKPRRLGGGLGGRPKPVVEAPPTFTPFGGRGGFGGRGGFRGGRGGGDGGFRGGRGGFRGGGGGFGGGGGGFGGGGGGGYRGGPGGGFGGDRGGFGGGGGGFGGRGGFGPPGGGFGGRDSGYGPRDGGYGGPPKRDHDGPGGFGHDDRDSKRPRY, from the exons ATGACCGCCCACCTCCCGCCAAACCTGTTGCGGCTGTTCGCGCCCCGCCCGCCGGCCATCTACCTCAGGCCGCTGGACAAGGATGATAGCGACCGCGGTCCCGACCGCCTAACGGGCATCAGCTCCATCGTCAAGCGGCTCCGCGAAGAGGCCGAAGAGAAGGAGTACAAggatgggatggagggACCAAGTGACGAACCCGAACCCGAACCCGAATccaagaaggagaatgagatggacgtcgacaagcCCGAgtccaaggccaaggccgagcccaagcccaagtcgaagaagaaggacccgatcgccgccgccggcgtaATCGGCCAAGAGGCCGTCAAGATGCGTCGTGAGGCGCGCACCAAACGCCAAGTCAAATACAAGAAGGACACTGAGGCTAATT GGGACCCCAATTCCGACACCAAGGTCTCGGGCGATCCGTACAAGACACTGTTCATTTCGCGACTGAGTTCAAAAGCCACGGAGGCGGACCTGCGCCACGAGTTTGAGATGTACGGCCACATTGAGCGAATTATGATCGTGCGCGATCGGAAGGGCAAGAGCCGCAATTACGCTTTTATCGTCTACGAGCGCGAACGCGACATGAAGGCCGCGTATAAGGATGCGGACGGGATTCCGATCCACCACAAGAAGATTATCGTCGACGTTGAGCGCGGTCGCACCGTCAAGGGATGGAAGCCGCGGCGGTTGGGCGGCGGTCTCGGCGGGCGTCCCAagcccgtcgtcgaggctCCGCCGACGTTTACTCCCTTTGGCGGACGGGGTGGGTTTggtggccgcggcggctTCCGTGgcgggaggggagggggagatggagggtTCCGCGGTGGACGGGGAGGGTTccgcggcggaggcggcgggtttgggggaggcgggggtgggtttggaggtggtggtggtgggggatACCGCGGTGGCCCAGGTGGTGGATTCGGAGGCGACAGGGGAGGgttcggcggcggcggcggagggtTCGGAGGTCGCGGTGGGTTCGGACCTCCTGGTGGTGGTTTCGGCGGGAGGGATAGCGGTTACGGGCCCCGGGATGGAGGGTATGGCGGGCCACCTAAGCGCGACCACGATGGGCCGGGCGGATTCGGGCACGACGACCGGGACTCGAAGCGGCCACGGTATTAG
- a CDS encoding uncharacterized protein (Protein of unknown function (DUF563)) has product MSKRLSRRTYAVAFALVLFLFFAFEKLASPRRLDVRFLQLGETQWKGYARPARLTTVMAHQPGFTVFENLYWQNDSFYIVTDQPWTIPNVDHIAIRSTPKHDGVPTADKAVRILAIREPGINAFVREENQLGTSILLEDAVELTSSAEDLPSPLLLNYDDMFVCHYYHWIGETFLGAWRIWSHYRYRAGAVLDDFKVVSFPYMYDLDKTPKGLNYDHQWEDHAGANRFFMEKWFPGITIESRTTWEARAASNKLYRMPTVVLANRWAGHRGPSSAWKPWGDVLRMPVHPGYLLNLRQRVLKGYNGPVKLHPTRRPRVKYLTRQETNRRLTGAAHEALVEEMLKLDREGLVEFSMLHFVDGDSFPDQVAQIASTDFLIAVHGNGLTHSLWMTPGPCKAVFELQPKPCSLNDFSPLAIAAGVVHYLVTEDSMCTPLECADRGCQGHPDGVNRANIVVDPQLISHQIRHIIARHWRDGSEVE; this is encoded by the exons ATGAGTAAACGTCTCTCGAGACGTACCTATGCCGTGGCCTTTGCCCTCGTCTTGTTTCTATTCTTCGCCTTTGAAAAACTCGCCTctccccgccgcctcgatgTGCGCTTCCTCCAGCTTGGAGAAACTCAGTGGAAAGGATACGCGCGCCCAGCGCGCCTCACAACTGTCATGGCCCACCAACCCGGGTTTACCGTCTTCGAGAATCT GTACTGGCAGAACGACTCGTTCTACATCGTCACGGACCAGCCGTGGACCATCCCAAATGTGGACCACATTGCGATCCGGTCGACGCCGAAACACGACGGCGTTCCGACAGCCGATAAAGCTGTGCGGATCCTCGCTATCCGCGAGCCAGGTATTAACGCGTtcgtgcgcgaggagaaCCAGCTCGGCACGAGTAtccttctcgaggatgcggtcgagctcacctcgtccgccgaggaccttccctcacccCTC CTTCTAAACTACGACGACATGT TCGTCTGCCACTACTACCACTGGATTGGCGagaccttcctcggcgcaTGGCGTATCTGGAGCCACTACCGATACCGCGCAGGCGCGGTGCTCGACGACTTCAAGGTTGTCTCGTTCCCCTACATGTATGATCTGGACAAAACGCCCAAGGGCCTTAACTACGACCACCAGTGGGAAGACCACGCCGGTGCCAACAGGTTCTTTATGGAAAAGTGGTT CCCGGGGATTACGATCGAATCGCGAACGACCTGGGAagcccgcgccgcgtccaaCAAGCTATATCGCATGCCCACCGTGGTGCTCGCTAACCGGTGGGCCGGGCATCGCGGGCCATCTTCGGCGTGGAAGCCGTGGGGCGACGTCCTCCGCATGCCCGTCCATCCGGGctacctcctcaaccttcGGCAACGCGTGCTCAAGGGATACAATGGGCCTGTGAAACTACACCCCACCCGTCGCCCGCGAGTTAAGTACCTCACGCGCCAGGAGACCAACCGGCGCCTCACCGGCGCGGCACAtgaggcgctcgtcgaAGAGATGCTCAAGCTTGATAGGGAGGGCCTGGTTGAGTTCAGCATGCTGCACTTTGTCGATGGCGACTCGTTCCCGGACCAGGTCGCGCAGATCGCGAGCACCGACTTCCTCATTGCCGTGCATGGAAACGGCCTCACGCATAGTTTGTGGATGACGCCTGGGCCGTGCAAGGCCGTGTTTGAGCTGCAGCCGAAACCGTGTTCCCTA aaCGATTTCAGTCCCCTAGCAATTGCGGCGGGAGTCGTGCACTACCTGGTCACCGAAGACAGTATGTGCACGCCCCTCGAGTGCGCCGACCGTGGATGTCAGGGCCACCCTGATGGGGTTAACCGTGCCAATATTGTCGTCGACCCGCAGTTGATCTCGCACCAGATCCGCCACATCATTGCGCGGCACTGGCGGGATGGCAGCGAGGTGGAATAG
- the abaA gene encoding uncharacterized protein (hippo signaling), with the protein MPAAASTGDSAGGHPICSPETLYTFVVGRAPGPELGYPAERGDVHGQVAGSLLPDDPVALVDQVDDRDSGASARAKKRRKVQRRSKVSEIWFPRAEMAFCTCVTAIPPNGRTKIKFFGRPLGRNELIAAICTLATHRLYNRKQISSHSQVLKDKVPAQFKEIFTFEDKSRGHDEPSESSTANVIETYQFPDIIYSIINYPLGTDLANAPKPSWLLDLESGVNDSQAPPMDPSTPRAYNYWNAPPSQDYGSYYSRSGGGGGGYGKGKDREGRTIGGGDPYYQYSPQGSIRQSSAPYPPPHSLPPLPLPRDLEPGQGEALGSGRFSYSQGSSRARMGNGGWEDHARSPTSTSSYDAQQSQGSGVSPRQPAGPPWSDVKPQMSNADLTLPPLQEVPSPTYDWKERSPIYPEPKWGATSAQSAVRSALSPLPSFGSVASQSGGYAGGPGGWAADPPYWDSTSAIRGTNRNDSLSRVPAFTPLSIEVTADSRNGSVSLTASEPLTNGSPMPLDNYLANRYPFLLQMAQSPGVAIPVYHIDVPVTIPPNDPSREFLLDSITDIGLDLVLHCLNDASGWAVTTDATWQSAYGPNRQPRVVTPLRPLGASREIAGSVRMTRLAELYNSLLQNLRTSYYNASLGDVGVPNTDIVQRIVRDGGEDTRGSFDPQLLPPIGSDWSNAACILVYSLRVADGAMPYVITARGIDFSAQYETVSDQHIAQHILASEEQKSSSYDWIG; encoded by the exons ATGCCCGCAGCGGCCTCCACTGGGGACTCGGCAGGGGGGCACCCGATCTGCTCGCCAGAGACTCTCTACACCTTTGTCGTCGGCAGAGCCCCGGGTCCAGAGTTAGGCTATCCCGCCGAACGAGGAGATGTGCACGGACAGGTGGCGGGTTCACTGCTCCCGGACGACCCAGTGGCTCTGGTTGACCAAGTTGATGACCGCGACAGCGGCGCTTCGGCTCGGGCCAAGAAGCGACGCAAGGTCCAACGACGGTCCAAGGTGTCGGAGATCTGGTTCCCAAGAGCAGAAATGGCATTCTGTACCT GCGTCACTGCCATTCCCCCAAACGGGCGTACCAAGATCAAGTTCTTTGGGCGTCCACTAGGCCGTAATGAGCTCATCGCCGCCATTTGCACGCTGGCCACCCATCGCTTGTACAACCGCAAGCAGATATCCAGCCACAGTCaggtgctcaaggacaaggtACCAGCACAGT TCAAAGAGATCTTCACGTTTGAGGACAAGTCGCGCGGCCACGACGAACCGTCTGAAAGTTCGACTGCCAATGTCATCGAGACGTATCAGTTCCCCGACATCATTTACTCCATCATCAACTATCCACTAGGGACCGACCTAGCCAATGCTCCGAAGCCGTCATGGCTACTCGATCTCGAGTCCGGAGTCAATGACAGCCAGGCGCCCCCAATGGACCCCTCCACACCTCGTGCCTACAACTACTGgaacgcgccgccgtcgcagGACTACGGTTCGTACTACAGCCGTTCcggcgggggcgggggcggctacggcaagggcaaggaccgCGAGGGCCGGACCATCGGCGGAGGCGACCCGTACTACCAGTACTCGCCGCAAGGGTCCATCCGCCAGAGCTCTGCTCCGTACCCTCCACCTCATTCTCTACCGCCACTACCACTACCTCGTGATCTTGAGCCTGGCCAAGGCGAGGCCCTAGGATCTGGCCGATTCAGCTACTCGCAGGGctcatctcgcgcgcggATGGGCAATGGGGGATGGGAAGACCACGCCCGCTCCCCAacgtcaacgtcgtcgTATGATGCCCAGCAGTCGCAAGGCTCGGGCGTGTCGCCGCGGCAGCCGGCTGGTCCGCCCTGGTCAGATGTCAAACCTCAAATGTCGAACGCCGACCTCACTCTACCGCCGTTACAGGAAGTACCGAGCCCAACATATGACTGGAAGGAGCGGTCACCAATCTACCCTGAGCCCAAATGGGGCGCGACCTCTGCCCAATCGGCCGTGCGGAGTGCACTTTCTCCACTCCCGTCCTTCGGGTCGGTGGCCAGCCAATCTGGAGGCTACGCGGGCGGACCAGGAGGCTGGGCGGCCGACCCGCCCTATTGGGACAGCACGTCCGCCATCCGCGGTACGAACCGCAACGACTCGCTCTCACGTGTACCCGCGTTCACGCCGCTGTCGATCGAGGTGACGGCAGACTCACGCAACGGTTCAGTCTCACTAACCGCATCCGAGCCCTTGACCAATGGCAGTCCTATGCCTCTTGATAACTACCTCGCGAACCGGTATCCGTTCCTGCTCCAGATGGCGCAGTCACCTGGAGTCGCCATTCCAGTCTACCATATCGACGTCCCAGTCACCATTCCTCCCAACGACCCGTCACGCGAGTTCTTGTTGGACAGCATCACCGACATcggcctcgatctcgtctTGCACTGTCTGAACGATGCCAGCGGTTGGGCTGTCACGACGGATGCCACCTGGCAGAGCGCATATGGGCCGAACCGTCAACCCAGGGTTGTCACTCCCCTTCGACCACTAGGCGCCTCCCGCGAGATTGCAGGATCCGTGCGCATGAcacgcctcgccgagctctACAACTCGTTACTGCAGAACTTGAGAACGTCGTACTACAACGCGTCTCTCGGTGACGTCGGCGTGCCCAACACGGACATTGTCCAGCGCATCGTCCGCgatggtggtgaggacACTCGTGGCTCTTTCGACCCTCAGCTTCTGCCTCCTATCGGCAGTGACTGGTCGAACGCGGCGTGCATTCTGGTCTACTCGTTGCGAGTCGCCGACGGCGCGATGCCGTACGTCATCACGGCGCGCGGGATCGACTTTTCGGCACAATACGAGACTGTGTCTGATCAGCACATCGCACAGCACATTCTAGCATCCGAGGAGCAAAAGTCGAGCTCGTATGACTGGATCGGATAG
- a CDS encoding uncharacterized protein (zinc finger), translated as MPSGRSFRQGSYGNMFYDGGSPRLFDSAQMPFGQSMNMDGSFVTSSAAFNLAGSYRGGRSYADAARGLGDYSPAMLSHSLASTSLRDHAFGGSYIGSSYKRSQLERMLSTSIGRSKENEEVYACCGDKFTGLHALTEHIEDNPEDHQDDPEPHHDAGMFSPLVMGMDLDLETDPYNVPSTTNSTRSSISPRPVPNYPLTPTTSTAPRADQPSSNESTGATGLKLSEWLKSPANIDASALPDGGHVIDLSSGVPKFASAVRGGFRGGNAPGGHQRFDRAFNEVVAGHAGLEDPNKPPGPLAVAPSVLFTKVPAMGLPQASAVVGRREGTAGTAAPVPVSAPAAAAPAPDASTPAAVPAAVAEVKKEGEVAAVTTDAPAAEGAPPPPPSVKGPDARAADTPLPPPSLFTTHKAWRCPNPGCNKAYKQSNGLKYHLAKGQCDFAIHDAIGNGLTLEEAEQRARPYVCAVGAGCDKRYRQMNGLKYHYLNTGDHGQYGLRMIANGTHPQPAANAPMPKRDRSQQPRNNGVPVPNANARAGAAPYSVPQRPTASNPVANGAPNGVVNGVVGVPGVAGVANGVVNGVPHAAVPKPAAPPGPRMGTWPVPQRAGVPPPTAVPTATRPAAPAVTPVTAATKAPASTMPVQRGRDAVLFSNVDFLDV; from the exons ATGCCTAGCGGCAGGTCGTTCCGCCAAGGCTCGTACGGAAACATGTTTTATGACGG TGGATCACCACGCCTCTTTGACTCGGCACAGATGCCATTTGGCCAGTCCATGAACATGGACGGCTCATTTGTCACCTCGTCTGCCGCCTTCAACCTCGCAGGCTCTTACCGGGGAGGCCGCTCGTACGCCGATGCCGCAAGGGGCCTAGGCGACTACAGCCCAGCCATGCTATCCCACTCGCTTGCGTCTACCTCACTGAGGGACCATGCTTTTGGCGGTTCATACATTGGCTCGTCGTACAAACGTAGTCAGCTCGAGAGAATGCTCAGCACAAGCATCGGTAGGAGCAAGGAGAACGAGGAAGTGTACGCCTGCTGTGGCGACAAGTTTACTGGCTTGCACGCTCTTACCGAACATATCGAGGACAACCCAGAGGACCACCAGGACGACCCCGAGCCTCACCACGATGCCGGCATGTTCTCACCCTTGGTCATGGGCATGGACCTCGATCTCGAAACCGACCCATACAACGTCCCTTCCACAACCAACTCTACCCGCTCTTCCATCTCTCCCAGGCCAGTACCCAACTATCCCCTCACGCCCACGACCTCTACTGCTCCCCGCGCCGATCAGCCTTCCTCCAACGAGTCCACCGGGGCCACCGGGCTCAAGCTCTCCGAGTGGCTCAAGTCTCCAGCCAACATTGACGCGTCAGCTCTTCCAGACGGCGGCCACGTAATCGACCTCTCAAGTGGCGTGCCTAAGTTTGCATCTGCAGTCCGTGGTGGCTTCCGTGGTGGCAATGCTCCTGGCGGTCACCAGCGGTTCGACCGTGCTTTCAACGAGGTTGTCGCTGGTCACGCTGGTCTCGAGGACCCCAACAAGCCGCCTGGACCACTCGCTGTTGCACCAAGCGTTCTGTTTACAAAGGTTCCTGCTATGGGCCTTCCTCAGGCGTCCGCCGTCGTGGGCCGCCGCGAGGGTACCGCCGGTACTGCTGCTCCCGTGCCAGTCTCTGCCCCAGCCGCTGCAGCGCCGGCTCCAGACGCGTCCACTCCAGCGGCTGTACCAGCGGCTGttgccgaggtcaagaaggagggtgaAGTCGCGGCGGTCACGACGGACGCGCCTGCCGCCGAAGgcgcccctcctccaccgccaaGCGTTAAGGGTCCCGATGCTCGAGCGGCCGACACTCCGTTGCCGCCTCCGTCGCTCTTCACCACCCACAAGGCCTGGCGCTGCCCGAACCCAGGATGCAACAAGGCGTACAAGCAGAGCAACGGTCTCAAGTaccacctcgccaagggCCAGTGCGACTTTGCGATCCACGACGCTATCGGCAACGGCCTTActctcgaggaggctgagcaGCGCGCCCGTCCATACGTGTGCGCTGTCGGCGCTGGGTGCGACAAGCGCTACCGTCAGATGAACGGTCTCAAGTACCACTACCTGAACACTGGTGACCACGGCCAGTATGGTCTACGCATGATTGCCAATGGCACGCACCCCCAGCCAGCCGCCAATGCCCCGATGCCGAAGCGCGACCGCTCCCAGCAGCCGCGCAACAACGGCGTCCCGGTGCCGAACGCCAAcgcccgcgccggcgctgcCCCCTACAGCGTACCGCAGCGTCCCACTGCGTCCAACCCTGTGGCTAACGGGGCTCCGAACGGGGTCGTCAATGGTGTTGTCGGTGTCCCCGGCGTCGCTGGTGTCGCCAACGGTGTCGTCAACGGCGTGCCTCACGCCGCCGTGCCGAAGCCAGCCGCGCCACCAGGTCCTCGCATGGGCACCTGGCCAGTTCCGCAGCGCGCGGGTgtcccccctcccaccgcTGTGCCCACCGCCACGCGTCCCGCCGCACCAGCGGTCACGCCGGTGACGGCCGCGACCAAGGCGCCGGCATCCACGATGCCCGTGCagcgcggccgcgacgcAGTCCTCTTCTCCAACGTGGACTTTTTGGACGTCTAA